CTTCGAACAATACACCATTGGATATAAGAATTGAAATTCGACCAACTGGTATTCATCGTATGTTTAGCTTAAGACCCGGGACTGCAACGCCACCATTAAATTCTTTAATCACGCTTTCGGGGCTGTTGAAGATTTTTGATCGACAGAACTAGTTAGGCGTATTGGACATGCCAAGCTGAAGTTTAACGCAGCAAGCTACAGACTCCGGTGCCACAATTGTCATGGAACCACGAGACCAGTTTTAAGACGAGCAATCCTCCAACGTGCTCGATCCTTTTGTTCGCGCTTTGAAAATGTTTTACATGAAGAAACGCAACGATGCCTCGATAAGTTGTTCAAAGGGAACAATCCCGACAGCTAGGATTCGCCTTCATGAAATATGAGATTTTTAGGCAGATCGGCTCCCTTTATTGCTCATACTCTGAATAAATTACGAAACCAAGTCTCACTTTCCGTAGATCGCCCCTTGATGCAGGTGTAGTGTTCCCTTGCCTTCCAGGCCAACGCGTACATATTGGGCTCGTGTTCCTTCTGGCAGTTCGATAGTCCAGTCTGATTGAACTTTTTCAGCAGTCCAAACTTTTTCAAAGTTGTTGCCGTCGCTGGAAATCCAGACCGTTAAGCCTTTGGCACGTTGTGGCAGCCCTTTACGATTTCGCAACCATAGGTATCGGATTTCGGAGTCTTTCGCCAACCGAATGGTGACGTGCGGAGAGTCCGTATCCAGATCTGAGTGAAACGCAAAATCGAATGTCTCACGTGGTACGTCGGTCAGGAACAGGTGGATGTCCTCATTCCAGCCGGAATTAGAATAGCGTCCACTGGTCTTGATCGCAGCGTCGCGTGAGATTTCCGGGAAGCCATTCAGTTTTCGCAATTTGACTGTCTTTTGTTTTGTGCTGATCCAGCCATCTTTTTCTCGAACAGCGCGAATCTGTCTTTGCTGTGAAAGATAGGCAACCAGATCGAGAAACTCGATGGGGGCAATGGTCTTGATCAGGCCTTCAGGCATCGAGCTGGCCTTGATCGGCTTACGAAGCTCAATCTGATCCTTGGGGACTTCGACTTTTTTTCCTTTGGCGATACCAAGTGAAATCATGTCCTCGTTTTCGCTTAGAATAAAACCTGTATGAACAATGCCTTCGTCGGTAACGATAGCGACTGTCTCAAAGCCCTTGGCGATCTTATCATTTGGCATCAAAATAGATGTCATCAGTTCGGTCTTTTTCATCTTCTGACCAATGTTGCTGAGATCAGGTCCGAACTTCTTTCCCAGATCGCCAACCATGTGGCATGCCGAACAGACCTGCTTGAACACGCCCTCGCCCCGTTTGACATTACCACCGCGCATCGATGCCAGTTGTCTGATGGCCGCTTTGCGTTTGCTTTCGGGAGCGTCTTCAGTCTCTGCGATTTCAAGTGGCTTCACTGCCGCTCCTCCCGGTCCCATCATTTTTTTGTACCGGCTGAGGTATTTTTTCGCAGCTTCCGATGACTTGGAAAGGAATTCTGGTTTCGTTTCGGCTACTTCCCATGCCGGCTTCAAAGCGTGGAGTGTGTGCTCCAGTGTATAATCAATCCAGTAATCCATTTTCTGATTCGTCGCAGAGAGGGCCAGTTCGGTGGCTTCAACTGTGCCAAAGAAGCTCAAGCCACGAATCGCTTCCAGACGAACACGTGGATGGGGATCTTTGATGGCGTTAGCCAGATAGTCTTTCAGATTTGGCTGACGTTCCATTTCATTGGTTAATGTGTGTATCGCAGCAGCCCGGGCACGATACTCGTCCGTCGCGAGGATTCGATCAATCAGTTTGGTATCAACCGATCGAAACGCTTCCTGTAGCCACATCGCTTCACACAACTGTCTGGGATCGTTAACGCCATCGATCCATTGATTGACGGCCGACAGAACCTGTGTCTGATCACGATCCCAGAGTTCTCGTCGTGCGCGATAACGTGTTCGCAATTCGTATGCATTCAACTGTTCCAGCAGTTCTTCGATTGACTTGCCAGCCTGGGTAACTGGCTCCAGGAGTGGCTTCTTGGTATTCACCAGTCGATAGACGCGGCCATGTTTGTGGTCACGGTTGGGGTCACGCTGCGAGTATTGCATATGGCCAATCAAGGCATTACACCAGTCGCCAAACCAGACAGCACCATCGGGGCCAATTTTAGGATCGACGGGGCGAAAGATCATGTCGGTCGACGAAAGCAGGTCGTCGACGCGTTCACCTTCAAAACCGGCGCCCTCTTTCTGGTCACGTAAGTTGAAACGCGGTAGACCATGCATATTAATCACACAGGCATAGATGAATTGATTCTGAACGTCATCAGGCAGGTGTCGTGAGATCAGAAATTCATTCCCAACTGCAGGTCGCATGCCCTGGTTGTCGAAGTTGGGTTCCAGTGTTCGTCGTGTGCTGACTTCCAATCCTGAAAGCGGGCTAGTCCAGTGCTGTTTGGCATTCGTTCCATCCCCCACCATACCATTGCCCCATTTGTCGAATACCAGACACCACGGATTCCCGTAACCTGGCGTACGAAAATGACGAAACTTCAGCGTGCGTGGATCGAGTGTGTAACAGCCGGCAGTGCCTTTGTTGCGGAAAGCTCCATACGGAGTTTCCAATGTAGTGGATAGTGAAACTCCTTCAAGCATATGGAGCAGTCCACCATTTGAATACTCCCACGCGCCTACTGTATGGTGCGTGTCGTCTGTTGCAATTCCATCAATCAGTTCTTCGACGAGATCAGCCTTGTCGTCGCCGTCGGTATCTTTCAGGAACAGGATACGGGGTTCATCCACCACCAGCACACCACCGTTCCAGAATTCGAATCCGGTCGGGCAAATGAGTTTATCGTAGAACGTGATGCATTTGTCCGCGCGACCGTCACTGTTAGTATCTTCAAAGATCAGTAACTTGTCGCCCGGTTTTGCGGAGCCTGGCAGCCACTGCGGATAATTGGTCATGCAGGAAACCCATAATCGTCCCTTATTATCGAAGGCAATCTGGTTGGGATTCGCCAGTTCGGGGTATTCACGTTCGGAAGCGAACAGTTCGACTTTGAAGCCTTCAGGAACTTTCATCATCTTGATTGACTCTTCCGGAGTCGGGTACTTGAGTTCTTTAGGCTCGCGCATTTCGCGGAAGCGTTCGTCACGACTGCCAAACATGGTCTCGGGGATAAATACTTCCCCCGTCTTCGAATCGTCTGGTTTTTCAGGAACTTTACGGTCTGCGGCCAGATCCCATACATAATTGTCACGTACGGCGACCATCTTGCGAATTTTCTGATACTCACCGGGAAACGTTTTCAAATCCCAAGTCCGACGGCCGCCATACACGTACCAGCCATTCAACATTCGATAGTCCTGCGCGTGGAACCAGGATTTATCGTTGACCCAGTGCCGTACTTTTTCGAATTTTGAACCGCCTGTGCCAATCGGATGGCTTGATTGAAACAGTTTCGCATCCAGTAACTCGCCAATCAGTCGATCACCTGTTTCGTTGGCATGCGCACCATTGATCGTAAATTGCTTCCCGGCATCCTTCGCAAAGGCTTGCTTTGTTTCTGCAAACAGGTCAACAAATTGATGTCCATCTTCTGCGGCCAGTTTCTTGATCGCAGCCGTATACGCGGCCAGATTCTTGTTATGCTCGACGCCGGAGGGCTGAAGAGAATTTCCCGTGGATTCAAAGGCAATCGGGCTGATTAGTACGAACCTCGGCTTACGGCCCTCTTTGGTGAATCGTTCCGTTTGTGTCGTAATGTACTTACGATAATTGGCCACAAACGCATCCAGGCTTTCCTGAGAACTGCCGGCGAATGATTCGTTAAAGCCGAAGAAACAGATGAATGTTTGTGGGGAAAAGACTTCGAGAGGATCATCGATCTTAGTGTAGTTACTTGGCCGTTGTTGATTACCTACTTCATCCGCCGGCCAGCCGAAATTACGAAAGACAATTTGTTTCTCAGGCAATCGTGTATGCAGTAGCGTTTCAAAGTGTCCCCAGAGGTTCATTCGCTCTGCCAGTGAGTTTCCAACTACAGCAACCCGTTCGTTTTTGCGAAGTTCCAGAGGGCCATTCGTCGAGGCAGCTGAAACCATTGATATCGATAATGAAATACCACAGAGAAAACAGAGAACGCAGGTGTGAAATCGCATGCAGAATCAGCCTCAATCAGAGCAAAGGGAAAGACGAAGCAGAGAAGGGGTCTTAAGTTGGTTTGCCACCTCTCCAGAAGCCCGAAACTCCTTGATGGATTGGGCATTTAAAAAATTATACAGGTCCGTCAGAGGCTTGTAAACACACTAAAATGTGCAGATTCCTATAACAGAATTGCCCTCTTAACTTTCTTAAGTTTCTAATCTTGTGAGTCCCGTTGGAAATTCTTGTCGGAGAATCCATGAACGAACACACAAGACAAAGAGATCAGGGGCTTCTGCCGGCCATGCATGTCCGAGTTTCGGAGCGACACCAGACATCCCATTTGGCAAAGAGGATTGGAGTGTTGAGAGCGACTGAAGAATGGCGGGGTGTTCTTGGCTTCCCGCCACAGCAAGGATTCGAGTTGAAATCGATTTGAGTATTTCTTCTGACAATTCAAAACGAGTCACCTCCTGTAGAATGCGACGCAGGGTAGAGGGCGTTGTTTTGGGACCATCTCGCCAGCAATCCATGGCATTTCCTTTGGGGATGTTCATGGATTGCTCTGACAGACGACGAAACCAACGCTGAGTCGCAATCGGAGAGATCACAGTTCCCATCACTCTCAGCCACCAGCCGTTGGGAATCTGATCTACAGCAAAGCCGCTTAACAACGCGGAGCTTACCAGGTGTGGAAATCGTATAATCAAATTAATCCCCACATAGCTTCCAAACGATAAGCCAACCATATTAATGGGCCCTAAACCATTCCAATTAGTGGATAGTGTTTCAACGACAGCATCAGCAGCGTCGGCAAGTGTGGTCAGAGGGACTTCGCGACTTTTCCCATGACCGGGGAGATCAACGACAATTGAATTGAATCCCGGCATCGCATTGATGATGTCGTTCCACATATCTCCGGCGTATCCTCCGCCGTGCAGAAAGAGAATGGGAACATCTCCTGTGTTACCATGATTATGAATGTATAGCATCGGTGTACCTCTATCGTTGGTGTTCTCTCAATATTGAGAATGTTTTGAATAAATATGAGAATCGTCTCAATTAATTTTGGAGCTTTCTTATTTACAGTGTTTGGAAGCGTTCGTGCCTAGCGTATTCGTAAGCGATTTCTCTGATGAATCGTCTGATAAAATCCGCATGCCAGATGTCACAGCAGGCACGTCCCAGACTTCGACAACACGACTGCCCTCAAATCGCCAGATCAGCGCGACGTCAAACTCCACCTCACGTCTACACCAGGTAGTTCGGTTTCGCGTATGCATTAATAGCAGTTCATCGCCTACGGGGTGTGCGTGTATCACTTCAACGTTTAACGAGTAGTTCTGCGTATTGAGTATGCGCTGAAAGAAAAGATTGAGACCTTCGACGCCGTGTACTTCACCTCGTTGCTCTGGCAACTCGGCGTTCTCATAATGCCAAATCAAGTCAGGCGAAAAGCATTCCTTACATGCGTCCAAATTGGAAATATCAATTTTTGAAAGTGTGTCGAGCATCTCATTGAGCTGGTGTGTCATTATAGAAATCCTGTTTCCGAGAATGTTGTTGTAAGTCATAGATTTGACTATGACTGCCTCCTATACTTCCTACGCCGTTTTGGGAAGCGTTCGTGGCTACCCTGTTAACACACTGTGGCTATTTCTGGCGGCGTAACAGCAAACAAGTAAATGAATTAAGTGCATATGTTTTTTGAGAGTCGGTGCACTGATGGCTTGTACGACAAGTTATAGACACGGATGAAACCAGGGAAATGGATACTCAAATTCAGACGTTTATATCAAGGTTTATCAATACATCATCAAGTCGCATTGCTTACCACGGAATTGAGGATACCGATATGTTGCGGATGCTCAAATCGGAGGCGGCACGTCTGCTGGAAAATGGTGGTCCCGAAAGCGAGGCGATAGCATTACGCGAATATATTTTAAGTTATCGCAGGGAAGCGCACGCGACACGCACATCCAACAAACGCAACTTGAACGTAGTCAATGTCAATCAGATTGAATTGAACCCGTTTCCCACCGCGTCTTCTCACTTGATCACCGAAATGATTGATAATGCCGTACAACGCTTTGCGACGGCAAAACAGAAGAAATGTTTTTTTGCAGTGCGGGGTGGGATGGGGCAGGCACAGTATGGGCGCACGCGCCGACCTCCCATTTCACGGGCGAGAGTGACCAAACTCATACAGGCGGCCACGGATTGGGGATTGGCTGGAGCATTAGTGATTGCGTGCGAGGAGAAAACTCCTGAAGCCACCTTAGCGATATTGTCGCCAGGCTTTGAGCTCTATCGACCGCTGTGCCAGAATGTCATTTCAAAATTCGAGATGATTTGTGCCTTTCCCAATAAATACAAAGTCGACATCGAAAAGATCAAAACCGGGTTTATGGTGTTATGGCAGCAATCCATTTCTCTTCTGCTTGATACCGCACGAGGTTCCATCAAGTCACAGGAGTTGTTGCTGACGACACCCGTAGCAAGCTTAATTCTATTGATCGCCGGTCGTTGGAAAGGTTGGCTGACTTCACAGATAGTACATGACCTGCAACGTGAATCCGAGAGCCTCTCGTCTCATTCAATGGTCGAACGAATCTTTGCTTTGATGCTCTCCTATGGCAATGCCGACGACAAGCTCATCAAATTTTTGGGATCGAGCAAGATGAAGGATGTCGAGATTGCATCTGTTAACTTGTTTGTAAATCGGAATCGCAAATGGACAGATAGCTTGCTGCGCGATGGAGATGTCAGCAAAGTGGTTGATAAAATGAACGCGAATCCTCAGCAGGGAATTGCGGATTTGGCACCTGCTTCCATTGCGATCATGGGTGAGCCGGGGCGACAACTCAGTCCAGGATTATCACTGATGGTGATGACTTGGATCGAGCGGGCACTCATGTATTTCAAGCAGGATCAAAGTCCGGAATCGGCTGCGATGATGTTACGGGCTTGCGAATCACTCGAACGTTACAAATACAAATGGAGTAGGGACCAACCAGCTACCCAATTCGGAGAGTCATTGCATGACGAAATCATGAAAGAACTTCAGATCCGAAAATGACTCATAAACTGACATCAAGCCAAGTGCGGGCGCACGACTTTGAAACTACGAAATCGCCAGATTAAGTTCTGTAGTAGACATTAGAGGTCAAGGTTGTTGGTTTGGATTAGGGAGAGGTAAGGCTCAATGTTGTGATCAACAGAGTCGGACCAAAATCGCGATTGATCAAATTGTGACCGAAGATAATCGATCAAGACGATTTCCCCTTCGCGTTCCCGTTTTAGAACATCTTCGATTTTTTCGGTCAGTGCTCCACAGCCGATGGCAAGATATTCGATGAATGTAGGTGCTAAGAGTGAATACGGTTCATCAAAGTCCATGGGACCAATCTGAATCACAGGTGAATGATCGCGAATCTCTCCATCAATCTTGAGAATCGCATAATGAACTCCATCGCATCCCATGCAGGCAAAAACAACAGCGTTCATGGGTGTCGCCCGGTAATCGTAGGATTCACTTGGTGGATACTCGATGCATTCATCGCCAAGTATACCACGATGGTTAGTCATCTGTGAGAGCGCAGTAATGAAGGTGGCGAAATGCGACATAACAACCAAGGTGTTTTTAATTGCCTCAACATGACGAACTTATTACTTTGTGGAAGTACTCCATCATAGAATATCAGATAAAAAAATCGTACCAAACGGGATCTGTCTGTCAACATAAAATTCGAACCATCACCATGCATTCCCAGGAGAATATAGGGAGTTGTCTAGTGGAGTGCCATTTTTGAATTATGGGGTGATAGAGATCATGGAAGTGCGACAACGGAGCATGTAAACAACACTTCCAACCCTCAATTTCGAGCTTGCCAAAGTACTAGTTTCAAGGCCCATAACGTCGACCGCATTTATTTGTTAGCAGATGTGTCTCAACTGACGATTCAGGCACCAGCAATGAGATCACGCGATTGACCTGCAACAATCTGAAGTGATTCGGTTAGAGTTTCGTGAAAGTCTATTAAGTCGGGGTCGGTAATAACTGAAGCATCGACGTTGGACAAAGAGTTGCTTAATTCTTTCACTTCATCTGCAGACAACCACGAAAAGACACAACCGTCGTAATCAATTCCTCTGCCACGGAAAGGACGGCCATCGTCAAGGTATCCCAGGCTTTTCCGAGACTGTCGTGAAATGTGTCGTTTGACCAGTTTGCGATAGGGGGGCCAAACATGTGAATGTTTCCACCCTTCATTGAATGGCAAATCAAAATCGGGGGAAAGTTCTAGATATTGAGCGAGGTGTTCGAGCACATGAATCCAGCAGCCGGGTTCTTTTTTGGGTGGTGACACGCAGGTGATCATTTCTTCGACAGCTTCCCGGAACTCGGGATCATCTTCGTCTTCATCTTCGTAATCAAGATCACCACGCAGGTACGACTTTATTACACCCTCGACGACGGCTCGATCTCCAGACGCAATACACGTCCGAATCGGTTCGATTGACGTTACAGAGAAGAAGTGATCACGCATTGACATTGAGAATATCCTCTCGTTCTTACCTACTCACTCTTTATTATCATAAAATGATTCTGAATCACAACCATTCATGTGAGGTTCTTGACAGGTTATTTCACTTTGGTACGATTCTTCCTAATTATTGCAGAATAAAAAATTGGGACAGCGTATTTTGGTATTAGCAAGGGATGAATATCAAGACGATGAATAAGCATCAAGAAACCTATATGACTATAGAGGAGTTAGGGGCGAGCTGTCCTGATTATCATCCTACATTTGATTTTTCTACAACTTATATTGACTCATCCCATGAGTTTTTCGCAAATTGTCCTGTTAAAAATGGCACACTGATTCAAGTAAAAAATAGTGGATGGCGTTTGCGGAAATTCATACCAGGATGGTTACATCGAGCTGATGCGTTGAAATTGTATGAACTAGCTTATTTTGTCCGGGGGGACATTTTGGAGCTTGGATCGTATCGCGGGTTAAGCACAACAATTTTAGCTGAGGCTGCGCAGCATTCACCATCGCCCAAGCACATTTATAGCGTTGACATGAGTCTAAAATGTGTCAAACGAACTCGCAGTAATCTGCGTAGGAAAGGATTGCAGCAAGGGGTCACAACGATCTGTGATGAGGGGACCAATGCCGTCAGAAATTTCAAGGCTGAAGGACGGCAGTTTGAATTTGCTTTCATAGATCATTCACATGCCTATGACCCGGTATATAGTGTGTGTCGTGAGTTAGACACCGTGATGCAACCAGGGGGGTTTTGTCTGTTTCATGATTTCAACGATCCTCGAAATCGCGAATCGGATAACCGTGACTATGGGGTCTATCAGGCGGTGACCGAGGGGTTAGATCCCGCCAAGTTCGAATTCTATGGAATCTATGGATGTACTGCGTTGTACAGAGTGCTATAGGAGTATAAATTGGTATCTGAAATTCTTCTACCGGCGTGGGATGACCTTTATCACAACAAGTATTAAAACGCTCGATTCCAAAAGCGAAAGCGTCTCACGAGAGAAAACACAACGTCTTTTTTGATTCCAGAATCCTTAAAAGTAGCTGAATTTACAAAAACTCCACGCTAAATTGTGGAGTTGCTTCCCAATCGATTGCATAGCTGACCGCGGACTCCGGGTTTCAATGCCCAGAGGTTGCCTTCGTGTGGGTTATTGTTGAGATAATCCGGGCTCATTGTGAAGCGTGCTGAAGTGACAAACAGCGTTTCTAAATTGTCTCCGCCGAACGTGCAGCTTGTGGGCCAGGTGCAGGGCAAATCAACGATCCGATCAATACTCCCATCGGGGGCATAGCGAACAAGACAGCCTCCGCCAGCAACACGGCAGTTCCACAAGAATCCTTCGTCATCCAGACAGGAACCATCGGGGCTGCCTCGTTCAAAGGCGGGAGCAAACAGGTTCCGGTCGGAAAGTGTCTTTGTTTTATCATCGTATCGAAACGTGTAGATCTTATTGGCCAGGGAGTCAGCAGTTAAAAAACGACCGTTGTCGGCCCACGCCATGGTGTTGGTGATACCATAAATATTTTCGGTCAGCCTTTGTAACTCGCCATTGGGAGTGACTCGATAATAAGCACCAAGGCTCGCGGTGACCTCCTTGGGACTACCGTTTAAATGTAAATTGTTCTGCATTGTTCCTACCCAATATGAGCCATCCGGGGCAACCATGCATTCGTTGATCCGATTGTCGGGTTGGTCGGGTTCTACTTCCAAAAAAGTGGTGAAATGTTTGTCAAAATCCCACCAGCAAATTTCTTTCGATAAACTAACAATGGCGCCTTTGTCTTCCCGTAGTCCCAGCGATGTGATGAAGTCAGGAGTTGGCCAGACTTTGTGTTGGCCTGTCGTCAATTGGAGCCTGTGAATACATTTACCGACGATGTCGATCCAGATGAGATTTCCGTTACGGTCATCCCAGATAATGCTTTCGCCTACGACATCCTGTGAATCGAAAACAGATTTAACTGACATTTGGTTATCACTCTGTGAGGGAGTCATTTCAATGACAATCTAGTCGACACCAATCCAAGTATACGAGATACGTCCTGTAGATTTGTTAAAATAAACATCTTCGGTTTCGGTAGCAAATTGCTTTGAAAATTTGCGGTGAAAATGTTGTGTTTTTCCAATGTCGGGCATTCGTTTTATTTTATGTTTGACTATCTGGTCAAGAGTTTTCTGATTGGCTATGAATGACAGGGTAACCTTTCCATAATCACCAAGAATCCATTGTGACGATTTCAGGTTATGGACAATTGAAGGTGGAGGAAATCCGAGTTGTCTTTCGAACACTGCTGATGGGCGTGAACTAACAAAGAAAAAGGCAACCAGACAACAGCAATAAACAACAAACGTTGCGATGATCCATCTAGCTTTCCTTTGTTTACCAAACAGTGTGAGTACGCAGGTAACAAGCGCAGCGATTCCGGCGAAGGTGATTACAAACAAAACTAGCAGAAATAGGACATTCAGAAACACCATATAGCAATAGATCCCACCAGATGATAATCCCACCAGATGATAAATTGTAAAAAATCGTATCAAAGTGGCTTAGGCTGTCAATATCGGTCCTTAAATAAGTCATTCAGCTAAAAATGATTGGTTGATCAACATGTCTAAGTGAATGTCTGGATCTGTATCAAAACTCTAGGGATTGATGAATAAGGACTCATCATGTTTTTCGTTTAAAAACTACTTGACCGACTCACTCTGGTTGTAATACTGCTGGCAAGATGGATCATAATTTGCGATTCATGAAATCTTCATCAAAATCACATGCGAAACTCGCCAATACTAGCGATCCTCCCGCCAAGAAAAAATAATTTGATCTCAATACCGTTAAGTCAATAAACTCTTTCAGTACCATTGGCGCATAACTTAATAGAAAAGAATCCAAACTTATAGGTAGGATTGTTTAGAGGTAATGAACCAATAGAAATCGTGCTGTTTATGAGTTCAAAGATCAGGCAGCTATTCGTGGACAGAATAAGTGATTGGTTGTTAAAGTATGAAAGTATGTTGAAGTCAGGGAAGACTAAAATCGGTTCCTGATTTCTTTGTTGAATCATGTGTGCCAATCTCTGTGTGTGGTGAAAATGACAGAGTAGCAATATTTGAGGAAATAACATGTCAGATCCCCTCTCTCCCGAAGAACTAGACCTCATCAATGCATACTGGCGGGCCGCAAATTATTTGTCAATCGGCCAGATTTATCTTTTCAAAAATCCGCTACTGAAAGAACCGTTACACAAGGAACATGTAAAACCTCGTTTGCTCGGTCATTGGGGAACAACACCGGGGTTGAATTTTATCTATGCACATCTCAATCGTATTATCAAACAACATGAGCTTAATGTTATGTTTGTTACCGGACCCGGGCATGGCGGACCTGGACTTGTGGCGAATACCTATTTAGAGGGTACCTATACCGAACATTATCCCAATATTACACAAGATGAAGCCGGAATGAAGCGACTGTTTAAACAGTTCAGTTTTCCCGGTGGTATTCCCAGCCATGTCGCTCCCGAGACACCGGGGAGTATTCATGAAGGGGGTGAATTAGGTTACGCGTTGTCGCACGCGTATGGCGCTGCATTTGATAATCCAGGTCTGATTGTTGCCTGTGTGATTGGGGATGGTGAAGCAGAAACAGGTCCGCTGGCTACCAGCTGGCACTCGAACAAATTTTTGAATCCCGAGCGCGACGGAGTCGTTTTGCCGATCCTGCATTTGAATGGATATAAAATTGCCAATCCGACCGTTCTGGCGCGCATCAGTCATGAGGAACTGGATCACCTTTTGCGTGGCTATGGCTATAATCCCTATTATGTCGAAGGCCGAGACCCTGAGAAAATGCACCAGCTCATGGCTGCGAGCATGGATCATGTCACTCAGGAGATTCGAGACATTGTCTCAAAAGCCCGACAGGACCCCGGTTTTATACGTCCCCGCTGGCCCATGATTGTTCTCCGAACACCTAAAGGCTGGACTTGTCCTAAGGAAGTCGATGGTTTGCCGGTCGAAGACAGCTGGCGAAGCCATCAGGTGCCCCTGGGGCAGATGCATGAGAATCCAGAACACTTGAAGTTGCTCGAACAGTGGATGCAGAGTTACAAGCCCGAAGAACTGTTTGACGAGCAGGGTTGTCTCAGAAAAGAGATTGCCGATCTTGCGCCGAGTGGCGAACTGCGAATGGGAGCCAACCCACATGCGAATGGGGGGACTCTTTTAAAACGATTGAGGTTACCAGACTTCCGGGATTATGCCGTTGAAGTTCCTTATCCAGGAAGTGTGAAAGGGGAAGCAACACGCGTCCAAGGTAAGTTCATTCGCGATGTGATGCAGCTCAATCTTGAATCACGAAATTTTCGCATCTTCAGTCCAGACGAGAACGCTTCGAATCGCTGGGCCAACGTATTTGAGGTGGCGGGCCGTGGTTTTGTGGGTGAAATCTTACCGACTGATGACCACCTTTCGCCTGAGGGCCGTGTGATGGAAATGCTTTCGGAGCACCAGTGTCAGGGTTGGTTGGAAGGTTATCTACTAACGGGACGCCATGGCTTTTTTAATTGCTATGAAGCATTTATTCATATTATCGACTCGATGTTTAATCAACACGCTAAATGGCTCAAGGTTTCGAAAGAAATTCCCTGGCGACGTCCTATCGCTTCGTTAAATTATCTCTTGTCATCACATGTCTGGCGGCAGGACCATAATGGATTCAGTCATCAAGATCCCGGATTTATTGACCATGTCGTTAACAAGAAGGCTGAGATCATTCGTGTCTATCTGCCACCCG
The Gimesia aquarii DNA segment above includes these coding regions:
- a CDS encoding HEAT repeat domain-containing protein, yielding MRFHTCVLCFLCGISLSISMVSAASTNGPLELRKNERVAVVGNSLAERMNLWGHFETLLHTRLPEKQIVFRNFGWPADEVGNQQRPSNYTKIDDPLEVFSPQTFICFFGFNESFAGSSQESLDAFVANYRKYITTQTERFTKEGRKPRFVLISPIAFESTGNSLQPSGVEHNKNLAAYTAAIKKLAAEDGHQFVDLFAETKQAFAKDAGKQFTINGAHANETGDRLIGELLDAKLFQSSHPIGTGGSKFEKVRHWVNDKSWFHAQDYRMLNGWYVYGGRRTWDLKTFPGEYQKIRKMVAVRDNYVWDLAADRKVPEKPDDSKTGEVFIPETMFGSRDERFREMREPKELKYPTPEESIKMMKVPEGFKVELFASEREYPELANPNQIAFDNKGRLWVSCMTNYPQWLPGSAKPGDKLLIFEDTNSDGRADKCITFYDKLICPTGFEFWNGGVLVVDEPRILFLKDTDGDDKADLVEELIDGIATDDTHHTVGAWEYSNGGLLHMLEGVSLSTTLETPYGAFRNKGTAGCYTLDPRTLKFRHFRTPGYGNPWCLVFDKWGNGMVGDGTNAKQHWTSPLSGLEVSTRRTLEPNFDNQGMRPAVGNEFLISRHLPDDVQNQFIYACVINMHGLPRFNLRDQKEGAGFEGERVDDLLSSTDMIFRPVDPKIGPDGAVWFGDWCNALIGHMQYSQRDPNRDHKHGRVYRLVNTKKPLLEPVTQAGKSIEELLEQLNAYELRTRYRARRELWDRDQTQVLSAVNQWIDGVNDPRQLCEAMWLQEAFRSVDTKLIDRILATDEYRARAAAIHTLTNEMERQPNLKDYLANAIKDPHPRVRLEAIRGLSFFGTVEATELALSATNQKMDYWIDYTLEHTLHALKPAWEVAETKPEFLSKSSEAAKKYLSRYKKMMGPGGAAVKPLEIAETEDAPESKRKAAIRQLASMRGGNVKRGEGVFKQVCSACHMVGDLGKKFGPDLSNIGQKMKKTELMTSILMPNDKIAKGFETVAIVTDEGIVHTGFILSENEDMISLGIAKGKKVEVPKDQIELRKPIKASSMPEGLIKTIAPIEFLDLVAYLSQQRQIRAVREKDGWISTKQKTVKLRKLNGFPEISRDAAIKTSGRYSNSGWNEDIHLFLTDVPRETFDFAFHSDLDTDSPHVTIRLAKDSEIRYLWLRNRKGLPQRAKGLTVWISSDGNNFEKVWTAEKVQSDWTIELPEGTRAQYVRVGLEGKGTLHLHQGAIYGK
- a CDS encoding alpha/beta fold hydrolase gives rise to the protein MLYIHNHGNTGDVPILFLHGGGYAGDMWNDIINAMPGFNSIVVDLPGHGKSREVPLTTLADAADAVVETLSTNWNGLGPINMVGLSFGSYVGINLIIRFPHLVSSALLSGFAVDQIPNGWWLRVMGTVISPIATQRWFRRLSEQSMNIPKGNAMDCWRDGPKTTPSTLRRILQEVTRFELSEEILKSISTRILAVAGSQEHPAILQSLSTLQSSLPNGMSGVAPKLGHAWPAEAPDLFVLCVRSWILRQEFPTGLTRLET
- a CDS encoding nuclear transport factor 2 family protein, whose product is MTHQLNEMLDTLSKIDISNLDACKECFSPDLIWHYENAELPEQRGEVHGVEGLNLFFQRILNTQNYSLNVEVIHAHPVGDELLLMHTRNRTTWCRREVEFDVALIWRFEGSRVVEVWDVPAVTSGMRILSDDSSEKSLTNTLGTNASKHCK
- a CDS encoding class I SAM-dependent methyltransferase codes for the protein MNKHQETYMTIEELGASCPDYHPTFDFSTTYIDSSHEFFANCPVKNGTLIQVKNSGWRLRKFIPGWLHRADALKLYELAYFVRGDILELGSYRGLSTTILAEAAQHSPSPKHIYSVDMSLKCVKRTRSNLRRKGLQQGVTTICDEGTNAVRNFKAEGRQFEFAFIDHSHAYDPVYSVCRELDTVMQPGGFCLFHDFNDPRNRESDNRDYGVYQAVTEGLDPAKFEFYGIYGCTALYRVL
- a CDS encoding SMP-30/gluconolactonase/LRE family protein — encoded protein: MSVKSVFDSQDVVGESIIWDDRNGNLIWIDIVGKCIHRLQLTTGQHKVWPTPDFITSLGLREDKGAIVSLSKEICWWDFDKHFTTFLEVEPDQPDNRINECMVAPDGSYWVGTMQNNLHLNGSPKEVTASLGAYYRVTPNGELQRLTENIYGITNTMAWADNGRFLTADSLANKIYTFRYDDKTKTLSDRNLFAPAFERGSPDGSCLDDEGFLWNCRVAGGGCLVRYAPDGSIDRIVDLPCTWPTSCTFGGDNLETLFVTSARFTMSPDYLNNNPHEGNLWALKPGVRGQLCNRLGSNSTI